A region of the Apium graveolens cultivar Ventura chromosome 6, ASM990537v1, whole genome shotgun sequence genome:
TACAACACTGATAGATATAGAGGAAAATGTGTTGTCAATATCTTTTACATGGTCAATATTGCTACTACTAAACTGGGTATTCATCAGAATGGTAACACTACAATATACCTATTGTAGACAATATTGGATGAATATGACTGTGGAATTAAAAGATTTTAGTTATTTTTAGATAATCTGGAATTTTAGAAGATCAAAATTGGTGGTACTCAGACCTCCAATCAAGTATAGCACATAATTAAGGCACAGGGATTGGGAAGATGCAGAGTGCATTACAAAACTGTTAAATAGATGGATGCATAATTTTCACAGAGTAGTTCTGTTAATTTCAGTCTTCCAATTTCACTTGTGAAACAACAATCTTAGATACTACTCCCAATTTGGCTATGTTTTATCTTTTGTATACGTGTTAGTGTTACATGCAACTACCGGCATTTATATCCGCataattttattttgatgatgGTATAAAATTCTGAGTCAGGCAAGGTTGTGTACACAACTGCAATGGTAATTTTAAGGTTTGATTGCTTTGACAGCTAGCCTCATTGAGGGAGAGAATGCTCCAGAAGAGGAGATCATATCAGTGTTTGATGTTCCTTCTGGAAGTATGGGATATGTCATTGGAAGAAATGGATCGTCAATCCTGTCAATCAAAGAGTCCTGtgagtctctctctctctctctcttctccacacacacacacataacatcttctaattttgtttttttttacgAAAAAAAGTTAGTCTAATTAATTGGTTTGGATGCCTTTGCAGTGCTGCAATTATAATTGGAGGCACCAAGGGACCACCGGACAAGGTTAGTTTGCAAAAGAACATACATGCATCTAGTATTTGAAATGAGGTCAACCCTCCTAACCAAACTTATATAGGAATGTGAATTGAACCTAGTTTACTTTTTAATTATCGAGCTAGTAGTTCAAGCTTTTTCTTTAAGCCAAGCTTAAAACTTAACAAGTCCAGGAATTGTGTTTCGGGTTAAATTGGGTAATTAACGAATAAATTTCGAGTTTTGTTCACGAGATTGTCGAACTTATAGAGTTCGAGCAACTCAATAATTGATAAGTtgatatttaaaatatatattggTAATATTTATATCGGTAATTGATAAGTTGATATTAGATATTCAATCTATGCTGAGGTCAACATAATATTAccaatatattttttaaaattatttatattaacTGTCAAGTTTGCAATGAACCCGAGGAGGGGGGGGGGGGGAGCAGCCTGGCACCCGGCTAACTTCCGAAAATAATAGTAAAAAAAAGATTTTATCCTGGCTGAATTAGAAATTTACGCAAAAAAAAATAAATAGTTTGATGGATATTTCATTATTAGATTACTTTACAGTTTACCCTGATTTCTTTCTAGTCCGGGTTCTGGCACTGTATTTAAGTATGTACTCCTAAATATGTATCTTTAGTTCAAACATAAAGGTTCCAGGATAGGAACATGAAAACATTAGACATCTTGAGACAAAATGCTTCGAGTGGGAATTGAAAGTCTAATAGACAAGAGTTCCTTGTCGAACAAAACGCTTGTTCGAGTGGAAAAACAAGTTTAAATCAAGTTGATCCCCTTTTATCGGGTGGGAGTCGATAGCCACATTGGTTAGAACTATAGCCATTAGTTTAAAAATTATATCAATAGAGCATGAGAATTCCACTTTGTAATAAAGAGAACCGTAAGACGCCCTCTCATCGAAAGGTGGGGTCTCTCTTTAGCCAATTACACTGACTGTCCTGATTAAAGCATAAGTCCGTAGTATGCAAGTACAGAAGCTAATAATGCATGCTTTAATATACAGAATGAAAAATTATGGATTGTATTAGTAATATGTCCAACAATACCGATTCCATTTCATGTACAATCATATGACATAGGTATTCATTGTAGGACCTGTAAAACAGGTCAGGAAAGCAGAAGCCATCTTAAGAGGAAGGATAAATATGTTTTAACAGTTTCTAACAGTTCTGCTCGTAGGACCCTGAAAGATCTTGGCATTTTGCTTCTCCAATTTCTAACAAAGTTGAAGCCTCCACTTTGCCAATACAACTATTACAAAGTTGGTTAAACTTAATATGTAAAAACTTAAATGCTGTTTGTTCCAACAGCAACATCTAATTGCAGTTTCCCTACATATAACTACTTTGCCTAGGATGTAGGACAGACAAATGTTGTCACGACAAGTAGGTATCTACTGATTGTGTAAGTAAAGCTTTGTTGATCTGAAACTATTGCAAAATGAAGGTGCTTGTATACCAGACCCTTGCAGTCATTGTCATGACCATGTTGAGCTATATTTGAGAAATATAGGATTATTGCTACAGATAGACTGCCATTTCCATTTGTAGATTTAGTTCTAGAATTTGCTTGGGAAAAGGACCAGTCATTCTGGAAGAGATGGTCAGAACCTCATCCGTCCCACCTGTTTTTTTTCGCCCTCTAGTGTCGCAGCTAATTAATAATACAGAATAAGACACAACTTTGCCCTACTGTTCATGCATCTGAAAGCCAGGACCTTTGCCATCCCTGTTAAAACCCGTAACTTATTGCATCCCATCATTTTCTGTGCTGGCATGGCATGCCCTTCCCACATTTTTTAAAATGCCTTTCATTATCCGAATTCTGAACATTGCTTCAAGTTCCATATTATGTTCCATCTCGCATCCCTGCTAGTATATGGAAATAAGCTTAGTTAGCTACATAATACATTAAGCTGTTAATTTGAATAAATGATTAATGTTTTATCTCAATACTGGATCATGGACAAAGGGCGGTTTTGAGCCATCTAGAATGTAGATATATAGTATTGGTTTGCCTgtgataaataaatatataatatgagGAAGAATTGCAGATGATAACATTTTGGTTTATCTCCCTTTTGTAGTTTGTGGTTAGTCATGACCTGAGACCGGCATACAAATCCAGCAATGAGAATAACAGAAAATTGAGACAGTAAATGCCGAAGGGGGTGAGATATCGGTATGCAGATGAATTAGGGACAGAAGGAAGAAGACAGTGTAGGAAGTGAGCAAGGGAAGAATGGTCCCCTTGATCAATTTGAGTGAATCGTTTGATTATCTGTGAAACTGCGGTCAGAACTCTCCCCATGTGGGAAATCGTAATCTCGTCACTTGTAATTCCATTCATGTTGTGCCACTTGTGAATTGGAAGCCTTATTTCACGTGTGGGAACCCAAATAGATATATGCAGGGACCACCTTGGTGAGTGAGTTGTTCATAGTCGGCTACCTAGCCCCCATCTTTATTTGCTGCTTCATATTGAATAGAAAGAAAATAATGACTTCAAATTAGAGTAGAAGATTGTTCGTAATCTTAAACTCGGCAGGTAAATGTATACAGGCATGCTCACTTCAACAGTTAACTTAGCTACTGTGCAGCTGCTGAAAGTTATCAAATGCCACATGGATTAGACAGCTTAGCTAACTGCAAGGTCTTTCATGTTCCCCAACCCATTTGCACATAATGCTAGTGTAATTGAAAACTTCTTTTTACGGCCAAATCTTATAAGCCAACTTATTGCCTTAAAACCAGTATTAGAGTATTTATTTATCGACCCAACTTATAAagttgaatttataacttataagctcataagttgataagttgaatgttagctcaacttattttttatttttcattttttttatcaattttagttttaaaatatatttttttaaatgttaatcaaacttaaaatatataaattaagataattatatttaaaaattatttattttagtttatttaaataaaaaaaattctgacttataagttaaattatccaaacacttctATAATTTATAAGCATTTATTAGCTTATTACTTATCAGTGACTTATTTGATTTAaatcataagttacttattttaaaatttcataaaCGTACACTTAAAGTGTAACACTAATTGGTTTACAAATTATAGGAACATCTTCAAAATTTTACTTTTACACTATTTtgataaattttttttatttgaatcAAAATTTAAAAGCCAATCAATATGATTTCACAATAAAAATTTCACCAAATTTGTAAGCTGTGGTGGAGCCGTATTTTTAACAAAACTAAAACTGCTCGGTAAGCtagttatttttaaaaaaaaaattatcctAAATAATATGACACAACAAATAGTGAATTTTTATCCATGTCATATTTATAAATAAAGATAATTAGGAAACTTTCAAAATGTCATTTTTTTTCGGTGCATTTAATATTTTTCCGTGCACTACTTTAATTTGAGTAGctaattttttttttcaacaCACCACTTTAGAAATGATGTCTAAAACAAATGTATATCATCGTATGATTAAAATCTCCTATTCACCAAAGCTGGAGCATGCAATGTTAATCCTGCAATAGAATGTAAAAGCTAATGCCAAGATTTTCCAAAATATGCATCAAGTATCTAATGCTTGTATAAAATAAAACCGCGTAGGATTAAATGTTTCTATTACATATACACGCGTGTACTGCCACATCAATGTTAAGGTACACGGACACGAATCCTGGTGGCTGAATCTGGCCTATAAATTTGATCTCTTTCCCAATACATTCAAATACTATTCAATACAGTATTATTACCACCCCAGATCTTGGCTAATACAATAATAAAATCCCTCTAGTTTCAGCAATCATATACTCCCCAACTCCTAACACTTCAAGTTTACTCCACATTGGCAGCTTTAACACACACATCCCAAGTGCATTCTGCATGTTTTGCTTATCTCactgtaagttatattttgttgCATATAATTCAATCTTCCTGTTTTAACTGCAAACTACTCAACATTTAGTTGTTCAACTGACGTTACCAATGTTTCTGTTTCTTCATGATCAGGATCACAGCTGCTACCAAGTGGATTGTATCCAAGTTGACATTAAGGCTGAAGCTAAAGCCTTAATAATCCAACCATTTTTTTTTGTGTTCAATATTTCCAAGCAGACGTTATTCAACTACACTTGTTATCTGGTAATTTTAtttcactttctcatttcttgtTTTAATCATTAATTTGCACAATTATGATGATAACTAGTGTTGTGATCTGTTCTTTATAGGAATACAAACTAGAATTCCATGGATAACTTGAGTTGGGAGTGCTCATCTCCGGCTGTATCAAGTGCAGCATTCCCCTGGAGCAATCAGATAAATGATATGGGCAAAAACTTTGCTACTGTAAATAATGGTTCGAATATTGAGTCATCACATGAACTCACTTGTCCAAATTCAAAGCAGATATCaaatcaaatggttcaacaagTAGCAAGCTTTGACTATTTGCGGAGCCAAGAAGCCTTAAGATTAGCTGCTGAGAAGTTGCTGGCCAAGTCTTGTTCTTATGGAGTAGCCTCCAGTACTGCAGAATTTTTTTCTTCACCAGGGCCTCAAATAATGGACCCTTTTAGTGGCCTAATTGCTGATATAGGTATTCCAGTATTTGGCCAGCCGCAATATGTTGATGGCAAGGCTACAGCTTCAACAAACACTTCATCTTTTGAGTCGCTTGATTGCTTGCAAACTGCAACAAATAGCAATACGGATACATCACTCGAAGATGATGACATTAATTCCATCCTTTTCTCCGATTGCAAGAAGTTATGGAACCTTGGTTCCATGCCTTCTGCAGACTCAGAAAACATCACATCCAAATCCAAAGCTAGACACTGCAGCAGTAGCAGCCTTATCAGTGAAACAAATGAAGCCATTTCTCAATGTTCTACAAAAGGGAATAATCAATTTTCTGGACCCATATCCAAAGATCAGCCAAAACTAAAAAAACCAAGATTGGAGCACCGGAGTTCATCAAACATCAACTTTCAACAGCTTCATGATTCATCTAACAACGATGAGGAGCCAGACTCGGAGGCAATTGCACAAATGAAGGAGATGATATACAGAGCAGCGGCCTTTAGGCCAGTGAACATGGAAGAACCGGAGGGTGCTGAGAAGCCAAAGAGAAAGAATGTGAAAATATCAAGTGATCCACAAACAGTTGCAGCGAGGCAAAGAAGGGAAAGAATAAGCGAGAAAATCAGGGTTTTGCAAAGGCTGATTCCTGGTGGAAACAAGATGGACACAGCATCAATGCTAGATGAGGCtgcaaattatttaaaatttctCAGGTCACAAGTTAAAGCATTGGAATCACATGGCCACAAATTTGATTTTCTAAATTGTCCTATCACCACTACTCAATTCTATCCTTTTCCTCAACATTCTGTATTCCCCTTCAACCACTCATTTCCCATGCAAACCACCCATAATTTCTCCTTCCCAAAACCTTAACCAAATCCAGTAGGCCACAAAATGAATCCTACTTTCAGAAACTTTCTTCTTATTTTCTTTTTCCCCACATATAATTTAATAACTCGTAATCATGGATTCATCATCAAAGATCAACTCTAAAGTCAACTGAGCTGCTTTAtcatactccctccgtccctctc
Encoded here:
- the LOC141668497 gene encoding transcription factor bHLH87-like, encoding MDNLSWECSSPAVSSAAFPWSNQINDMGKNFATVNNGSNIESSHELTCPNSKQISNQMVQQVASFDYLRSQEALRLAAEKLLAKSCSYGVASSTAEFFSSPGPQIMDPFSGLIADIGIPVFGQPQYVDGKATASTNTSSFESLDCLQTATNSNTDTSLEDDDINSILFSDCKKLWNLGSMPSADSENITSKSKARHCSSSSLISETNEAISQCSTKGNNQFSGPISKDQPKLKKPRLEHRSSSNINFQQLHDSSNNDEEPDSEAIAQMKEMIYRAAAFRPVNMEEPEGAEKPKRKNVKISSDPQTVAARQRRERISEKIRVLQRLIPGGNKMDTASMLDEAANYLKFLRSQVKALESHGHKFDFLNCPITTTQFYPFPQHSVFPFNHSFPMQTTHNFSFPKP